From Rhizobium favelukesii, the proteins below share one genomic window:
- a CDS encoding LacI family DNA-binding transcriptional regulator: MNEIKTKRLRQADIATMAGVSISTVSRVLANEPGISESVRQHILKVAAENGYSARTANGALRGSLALIASDGVTGGLSVFYEGIVDGLRAGALDAGVPFEVRLIRENRATPDVVHEYMQTAGAGGLFLVGIDPSAELCAWLEDAAIPTVLVNGTDPQLRLDGASPSNFFGAYEATTRLLNAGHRQILHLTGSHRNTIRERVRGFRAAIAEVEGAEGRLVSMTFQRSAIHEAHELTAAVLAENAGITAAFCMNDFIAVGVLEAVTEAGLRVPDDFAIVGFDDLPCALMTNPPLSTMRVDRVALGREAVGLMVARFKDRAAPARQICHAVVPIAGGTVPHS; the protein is encoded by the coding sequence ATGAACGAGATCAAGACCAAAAGACTGAGACAGGCCGACATCGCCACCATGGCGGGTGTGTCTATATCTACCGTGTCCCGTGTGCTCGCCAACGAGCCCGGCATCAGCGAGAGCGTACGCCAGCACATTCTCAAGGTGGCGGCCGAAAATGGCTACTCGGCACGCACCGCAAACGGTGCGCTGCGTGGCAGCCTGGCGCTGATTGCAAGCGACGGGGTAACGGGCGGGCTCAGCGTCTTCTACGAAGGGATCGTCGACGGGTTGCGCGCCGGCGCGCTCGATGCCGGCGTTCCCTTCGAGGTGCGGCTGATCCGCGAGAATAGAGCCACACCCGATGTGGTCCACGAGTATATGCAGACGGCCGGCGCCGGTGGTTTGTTCCTGGTTGGGATCGATCCGAGCGCCGAACTGTGCGCGTGGCTTGAGGACGCGGCAATCCCGACGGTACTGGTCAACGGCACCGATCCGCAGCTGCGGCTCGATGGCGCTTCTCCCTCGAACTTCTTCGGCGCTTATGAAGCGACGACGCGCCTGCTGAATGCCGGCCACCGCCAGATCCTGCATCTGACCGGCTCGCACCGCAACACCATCCGCGAGCGGGTGCGGGGGTTCAGGGCTGCGATTGCCGAGGTCGAAGGCGCCGAAGGGCGTCTCGTGTCGATGACCTTTCAACGCAGCGCGATCCATGAGGCGCATGAACTGACAGCCGCCGTGCTTGCAGAGAATGCCGGCATCACCGCCGCCTTCTGCATGAACGACTTCATCGCCGTCGGCGTTCTCGAAGCCGTGACCGAGGCCGGGCTGCGCGTGCCCGATGACTTCGCCATCGTCGGCTTCGACGATCTTCCCTGCGCGCTGATGACGAATCCGCCGCTATCAACCATGCGCGTGGATCGCGTGGCGCTCGGCAGGGAGGCGGTCGGTCTCATGGTTGCGCGCTTCAAGGATCGCGCCGCCCCCGCCCGCCAGATTTGCCACGCCGTCGTGCCTATTGCCGGCGGCACCGTTCCGCACTCCTGA